The following are from one region of the Silene latifolia isolate original U9 population chromosome 9, ASM4854445v1, whole genome shotgun sequence genome:
- the LOC141602146 gene encoding zinc finger BED domain-containing protein DAYSLEEPER-like, whose translation MVQHGLKEVKTIITNVHESIDYINQSDLRLKNFTELVQQFNLKERRLVLECKTRWKSTYEIIKVLLDTQSDTSDEFIKKLVKNMKERFDKYWGQCNLRMAIGAVLDPRLKMKVVEITFPKMFPFNVARDNVNKVREILYELYKEYITMYSPTGKSDETEVRSEDTIESRKSEVDDYLDEGCYVPHEDECFDALERWKDKCMKFRILYRLAVDILAVPITTVASETTFSAGSRVIDPYRASLSSDAVQMLLCTEDWCRSLYGLKRKNKNKSEDQPKEIRLPLP comes from the exons ACAACATGGTCTTAAAGAAGTGAAAACTATTATCACTAATGTTCATgagagtattgattatattaaTCAAAGTGATCTACGACTCAAAAATTTTACTGAACTTGTACAACAATTCAACCTTAAAGAAAGAAGACTGGTTCTTGAATGCAAGACTCGTTGGAAATCTACGTATGAAAT AATCAAAGTGTTGTTGGATACACAGTCCGACACTTCTGATGAATTCATTAAGAAATTAGTTAAAAATATGAAAGAAAGGTTTGATAAGTATTGGGGTCAATGTAATTTGCGTATGGCAATTGGAGCTGTGTTGGATCCTCGATTGAAAATGAAGGTTGTGGAGATTACTTTTCCAAAGATGTTCCCTTTTAATGTAGCTCGAGATAATGTCAATAAGGTAAGAGAGATCTTGTATGAGCTATATAAAGAATATATTACCATGTATTCTCCTACGGGGAAGAGTGATGAAACTGAAG TGAGAAGTGAGGATACAATTGAGTCGAGGAAATCTGAAGTTGATGATTATCTTGACGAGGGGTGTTATGTTCCTCATGAGGATGAGTGTTTTGATGCCTTGGAGCGGTGGAAAGATAAATGCATGAAGTTTCGTATATTATATCGGCTGGCAGTTGATATCTTAGCTGTTCCCATTACCACTGTTGCGTCTGAGACGACGTTTAGTGCTGGTAGTCGAGTTATTGATCCTTATCGTGCTTCATTGAGTTCAGATGCAGTACAAATGTTGTTATGCACCGAAGATTGGTGTCGATCATTATATGGATTAAAACGAAAGAATAAG AACAAAAGCGAGGATCAACCTAAGGAAATTCGTCTCCCACTTCCATAG
- the LOC141600395 gene encoding phosphatidylinositol 4-kinase beta 2-like, protein MVRLLGITIGEADEFPREITRTNPITSSESVGENGWLIRFFDSAFFCEWIAVSYLYKHDHPGVRDYLCNRMYTLPLTGIEGYLFQICYMMVHKPSPSLDKFVIDVCSKSLKIALKVHWFLMAEIEDSDDNEGISRIQEKCQIAATLIGEWPPLIKPPQSEGVGSGAKNQMINRLLSSKQRFLSLGSSPPTQRSFSFSPLSGSNMGDASGKMSPDENNRLFKKFMPGQKVKDALMFRKSAEKDDDDSEKDGFFRRLLKDGKDDDDELTASSEGFFKRLFRDSKSDSEERSISRSIDDDEKENFFRKIIKEVFDDKKDGSERNDEEDKDASRKSVDDEEKEGFFKKLFKDKFEDRKDGNERHEDEEKNISRLGKDDDKEGFFRKFFKEKFDDKKDGIERNDDEEDEKEGFFRKFFKEKFDDRKHVHDGLNDEDKVFANGDDDDSSEFPLFRRLFRVHPEEVKITSPDANGLESSPGTENFFRKLFRDRDRSLEDSELFGQKKQKEKHSGTAGSPGNWNEKTISKPPLPNSAASQFRKGAYHESLDFVHALCETSYGLVDVFPMEDRKSALRESLAEINAHVAEAQASGGVCFPIGKGVYRVLNIPEDEAVLLNSREKAPYLICVEVLKCETPSYIKDTSNAQKLSKAGIPLANGDALLPKPPPWAYPLGTAQEAYRIDDGMSRSTSQAIDRAMGQFKEAKVKFVNVNLSVEEHCCDHSFHGQSDVLRVGHQYDLEYVRVVLTADSRLRLEDIEDQVPPRKKEHRRVPSMVAMEEVKAAAAKGEAPPGLPVKGPGQDSSDVQHKAANGGPPNPTDALSGELWEVKKERIRKGSVYGQLPGWDLSSVIVKSGDDCRQEHLAVQLISHFYDIFQEAGLPLWLRPYEVLVTSSYTALIETIPDTASIHSIKSRYNITSLRDFFNAKYQENSPSFKLAQRNFVESMAGYSLVCYLLQIKDRHNGNLLLDEEGHIIHIDFGFMLSNSPGGVNFESAPFKLTRELLEVMDSDAEGVPSEFFDYFKVLCIQGFLTCRKHAERIILLVDMLQDSGFPCFKGGQRTIQNLRKRFHLSLTEEQCVSLVLSLISSSLDAWRTRQYDYYQRVLNGIL, encoded by the exons ATGGTTCGATTATTAGGGATAACTATAGGAGAGGCGGATGAGTTTCCTAGGGAGATTACTAGGACTAACCCTATTACTAGTAGTGAAAGTGTAGGTGAGAATGGTTGGCTCATTCGCTTTTTCGATTCAGCTTTCTTTTGTGAATGGATTGCTGTTAGCTACTTGTACAAGCATGATCATCCCGGTGTTCGGGATTACTTGTGTAATCGAATGTATACGCTGCCCTTGACTGGAATTGAGGGTTACTTGTTTCAAATTTGTTATATGATGGTGCATAAGCCTAGTCCGTCCTTGGATAAGTTTGTGATTGATGTGTGTAGTAAGTCGCTTAAGATTGCGTTGAAGGTGCATTGGTTTTTGATGGCCGAGATTGAGGATTCCGATGATAATGAAGGGATTAGTAGGATACAAGAGAAGTGTCAGATAGCGGCTACTTTGATAGGAGAGTGGCCGCCTTTGATTAAGCCGCCTCAGAGTGAGGGGGTTGGTTCGGGGGCTAAGAATCAAATGATTAACAGGTTGCTTTCGTCTAAGCAACGGTTCTTGTCCTTGGGGTCCTCCCCACCGACACAAAGGTCGTTCTCTTTTTCTCCTTTGTCGGGGTCGAATATGGGAGATGCTAGTGGGAAGATGTCGCCTGATGAGAATAATAGGCTTTTTAAGAAGTTTATGCCTGGCCAAAAGGTTAAGGATGCTTTAATGTTCCGGAAGTCCGCTGAGAAGGATGATGATGACTCCGAGAAGGATGGTTTTTTCCGGAGGTTGCTGAAAGATGgcaaggatgatgatgatgagttgaCCGCCAGCTCAGAGGGGTTCTTTAAGCGACTGTTTCGCGATAGTAAGAGTGATTCTGAAGAGAGGTCGATTTCTCGATCCATAGACGATGATGAGAAAGAAAACTTCTTCAGAAAAATTATCAAGGAGGTATTTGATGACAAGAAAGATGGCAGCGAaagaaatgatgaagaagataaggATGCGAGTAGGAAATCAGTGGATGATGAAGAGAAGGAAGGCTTTTTTAAGAAACTTTTTAAGGACAAGTTTGAGGACAGAAAGGATGGAAATGAGAGACATGAGGACGAAGAGAAAAATATCTCCAGGTTAGGTAAGGATGACGACAAAGAAGGTTTTTTCCGGAAGTTTTTTAAGGAGAAGTTTGATGATAAGAAGGATGGGATTGAGAGGAatgatgatgaagaagatgagaaaGAGGGGTTTTTCCGCAAATTTTTTAAGGAGAAGTTTGATGACAGAAAGCATGTTCACGATGGCCTAAACGATGAAGACAAGGTTTTTgccaatggcgatgatgacgattCTTCAGAGTTTCCACTATTCCGAAGGTTATTTCGTGTTCATCCAGAAGAAGTGAAGATCACGTCTCCAGATGCAAATGGTTTGGAAAGCAGTCCAGGGACAGAGAACTTCTTTCGTAAGCTTTTCCGTGATCGGGATAGATCTTTGGAGGATTCAGAGCTTTTTGGCCAGAAGAAACAGAAAGAG AAACATTCTGGTACTGCAGGTTCACCGGGGAATTGGAATGAAAAAACTATTTCCAAGCCTCCACTTCCGAATAGTGCTGCATCCCAGTTTCGTAAAGGAGCTTATCACGAGTCGCTCGACTTTGTACACGCACTTTGTGAAACTTCCTATGGTTTAGTGGATGTTTTTCCAATGGAAGATCGTAAAAGTGCATTGCGAGAG TCCCTTGCAGAGATCAATGCCCATGTGGCTGAAGCACAAGCTAGTGGAG GTGTGTGCTTTCCTATAGGAAAAGGGGTTTATCGTGTGCTGAACATACCAGAAGATGAAGCAGTCCTTTTGAATTCGCGAGAGAAAGCACCTTATCTTATTTGTGTGGAGGTCTTGAAGTGTGAGACTCCAAG TTATATCAAGGATACATCCAATGCCCAAAAATTATCCAAAGCAGGAATTCCTTTGGCAAATGGAGACGCATTATTGCCGAAGCCACCTCCCTGGGCCTATCCATTGGGTACTGCCCAAGAGGCTTACCGTATTGATGATGGAATGTCTAGATCAACGTCTCAAGCGATTGACCGAGCCATGGGCCAGTTTAAGGAGGCGAAAGTGAAATTTGTAAATGTCAACCTCTCAGTGGAGGAACACTGCTGTGATCATTCCTTCCACGGACAAAGTGATGTATTAAGAGTAGGGCATCAATATGATCTGGAATACGTGAGAGTTGTACTTACAGCTGATTCCAGGCTCAGATTAGAAGACATAGAGGATCAAGTGCCACCGCGTAAAAAAGAGCATCGCCGTGTCCCAAGCATGGTAGCTATGGAAGAAGTGAAG GCTGCTGCTGCTAAAGGGGAAGCACCGCCTGGATTGCCTGTTAAGGGGCCTGGTCAGGATTCATCTGACGTGCAACATAAG GCTGCAAACGGTGGTCCTCCAAACCCCACAGATGCATTATCTGGTGAACTTTGGGAAGTGAAGAAGGAAAGAATACGTAAAGGTTCAGTTTATGGACAATTGCCTGGTTGGGATCTGAGCTCT GTCATTGTGAAAAGTGGTGATGATTGCAGGCAGGAGCATTTGGCTGTGCAACTTATATCTCACTTTTATG ATATATTCCAAGAAGCTGGACTACCTTTATGGTTGCGCCCTTATGAGGTCTTAGTAACCTCATCTTATACAGCTCTCATTGAAACGATTCCAGACACG GCCTCGATTCACTCAATCAAGAGTAGATATAATATTACGAGTTTGCGTGATTTTTTCAATGCAAAGTATCAGGAAAACTCTCCGAGTTTTAAACTTGCTCAG AGGAACTTTGTGGAAAGCATGGCGGGCTACTCTCTTGTGTGCTACCTTCTGCAG ATCAAAGATCGACACAATGGCAACCTTTTGTTAGATGAAGAGGGTCATATCATACATATTGACTTCGGATTCATGTTGTCAAACTCTCCTGGGGGGGTTAATTTTGAAAGTGCACCATTTAAATTGACCCGCGAGCTTCTAGAG GTCATGGATTCTGACGCAGAGGGAGTTCCCAGTGAGTTTTTTGACTATTTTAAA GTTCTCTGTATTCAAGGTTTCCTTACCTGTCGCAAGCATGCAGAGCGCATTATCCTTCTAGTGGATATGCTGCAG GATTCTGGATTTCCGTGCTTTAAAGGGGGCCAGCGAACCATACAGAATCTGAGGAAAAGATTCCACTTGAGTCTCACGGAAGAG CAATGTGTCTCTTTGGTCCTGTCATTAATAAGCAGCAGCTTAGATGCATGGAGGACAAGGCAGTATGACTACTATCAAAGAGTTTTGAATGGGATTTTGTAA